From the Streptomyces nigrescens genome, one window contains:
- the nth gene encoding endonuclease III — translation MNATPEKPAAAKKAVTKTAAAKKTVTKKSTAAIEQAPARKTAAKKTAARKTAPAKQATAKKATAKKTAKTAAGQAPAKKTAARKPESRVAMVRRARRINRELAELYPYAHPELDFTNPFELLVATVLSAQTTDLRVNQTTPRLFAVCPTPEDMAAMPPEKLEELIRPTGFFRAKTKSLIGLSAALRDRFGGEVPGRLEDLVTLPGVGRKTANVVLGNAFGVPGITVDTHFGRLARRFGWTTAEDAEKVEADVAEIFPKSEWTMLSHRVVFHGRRVCHSRKPACGACAIAPLCPAYGEGETDPEKAKKLLKYELGGQPGQRLKPPADYPGQPAPPMAPPVAAS, via the coding sequence GTGAACGCAACCCCCGAGAAGCCGGCGGCGGCCAAGAAGGCCGTCACGAAGACGGCTGCCGCGAAGAAGACCGTCACCAAGAAGTCCACCGCGGCCATCGAGCAGGCCCCCGCCAGGAAGACAGCCGCCAAGAAGACGGCCGCCAGGAAGACCGCCCCGGCCAAGCAGGCCACGGCGAAGAAGGCCACGGCGAAGAAGACGGCAAAGACGGCCGCCGGGCAGGCCCCCGCCAAGAAGACCGCCGCGCGCAAGCCCGAGTCCCGGGTCGCCATGGTGCGGCGGGCCCGCCGGATCAACCGTGAGCTGGCCGAGCTGTATCCGTACGCCCACCCCGAGCTGGACTTCACCAACCCCTTCGAGCTCCTGGTCGCGACGGTCCTGTCCGCGCAGACCACCGACCTGAGGGTCAACCAGACCACTCCGCGCCTCTTCGCGGTCTGCCCGACGCCCGAGGACATGGCCGCAATGCCCCCGGAGAAGCTGGAGGAGCTGATCCGGCCGACCGGTTTCTTCCGGGCCAAGACGAAGTCGCTGATCGGCCTGTCGGCGGCGCTCCGCGACCGTTTCGGCGGTGAGGTGCCGGGCCGCCTGGAGGACCTCGTCACCCTCCCCGGGGTCGGCCGCAAGACCGCGAATGTGGTGCTGGGCAACGCCTTCGGTGTCCCGGGCATCACCGTCGACACCCACTTCGGCCGTCTGGCGCGCCGCTTCGGCTGGACCACCGCGGAGGATGCCGAGAAGGTCGAGGCGGATGTCGCCGAGATCTTCCCCAAGAGCGAGTGGACGATGCTCTCGCACCGGGTCGTCTTCCACGGCCGCCGCGTCTGCCACTCCCGCAAGCCCGCCTGCGGAGCCTGCGCCATCGCCCCGCTGTGCCCCGCGTACGGCGAGGGCGAGACGGACCCGGAGAAGGCCAAGAAGCTGCTGAAGTACGAGCTGGGCGGCCAGCCGGGGCAGCGGCTGAAGCCCCCGGCCGACTATCCGGGACAGCCCGCGCCGCCGATGGCGCCCCCGGTGGCCGCTTCCTGA
- a CDS encoding Crp/Fnr family transcriptional regulator, with amino-acid sequence MDDVLRRAPLFAALDDEQAAELRASMGEVTLARGDALFHEGDPGDRLYVVTEGKVKLHRTSPDGRENMLAVLGPGELIGELSLFDPGPRTATASALTEVKLLGLGHGDLQPWLNARPEVATALLRAVARRLRKTNDQMSDLVFSDVPGRVARALLDLSRRFGVQSEEGIHVVHDLTQEELAQLVGASRETVNKALADFAGRGWLRLEARAVILLDVERLAKRSR; translated from the coding sequence GTGGACGACGTTCTGCGGCGCGCACCGCTCTTCGCGGCGCTCGATGACGAGCAGGCGGCCGAGCTGCGCGCCTCTATGGGAGAGGTCACGCTCGCCCGCGGCGACGCCCTGTTCCACGAAGGGGACCCCGGCGACCGCCTGTACGTGGTCACCGAGGGCAAGGTGAAGCTGCACCGCACTTCCCCCGACGGGCGGGAGAACATGCTCGCCGTCCTCGGCCCGGGAGAGCTGATCGGTGAGCTCTCGCTCTTCGACCCCGGCCCCCGTACGGCCACGGCTTCCGCCCTCACCGAGGTAAAGCTCCTCGGCCTGGGCCACGGCGACCTCCAGCCCTGGCTGAACGCCCGCCCCGAGGTGGCCACGGCCCTGCTGCGTGCGGTCGCCCGCCGGCTGCGCAAGACCAATGACCAGATGTCCGACCTGGTCTTCTCGGACGTACCGGGCCGCGTGGCACGCGCCCTGCTCGACCTGTCGCGCCGCTTCGGCGTGCAGTCCGAGGAAGGCATCCACGTCGTCCACGACCTGACGCAGGAAGAGCTGGCCCAGCTGGTCGGCGCCTCCCGCGAGACGGTCAACAAGGCGCTGGCGGACTTCGCGGGCCGCGGCTGGCTGCGCCTGGAGGCGCGCGCCGTGATCCTGCTGGACGTCGAGCGGCTGGCCAAGCGCTCGCGCTGA
- a CDS encoding NUDIX hydrolase yields MRSAREQQYGKEADAGEPASGREATVTAEGLPEWLDPVAQVAATIEPPQLSRFLPPESGGRQSAVLILFGHGPRGPELLLMERAGTLRSHAGQPSFPGGALDPEDGDPEGSGPVRAALREAQEETGLDPSGVQVFAVLPRLYIPVSGFVVTPVLGWWRRPSPVGAVDQAETARVFTVPVADLTNPAHRVTTRHPSGHIGPAFLVENALVWGFTAGVIDRILHYAGWEIPWDRDKAVPLDWRS; encoded by the coding sequence ATGAGGAGTGCACGGGAGCAGCAGTACGGCAAGGAGGCGGACGCCGGAGAGCCGGCGTCCGGCCGGGAGGCGACGGTCACGGCCGAGGGCCTGCCCGAGTGGCTGGACCCGGTGGCCCAGGTGGCCGCCACCATCGAGCCGCCCCAGCTCAGCCGCTTTCTGCCGCCCGAGAGCGGTGGCCGGCAGTCCGCGGTGCTGATCCTCTTCGGCCACGGCCCCCGCGGCCCCGAGCTGCTCCTGATGGAGCGCGCCGGCACCCTTCGCTCACACGCCGGCCAGCCCTCCTTCCCCGGTGGCGCCCTCGACCCGGAGGACGGCGACCCGGAGGGTTCCGGTCCGGTACGGGCGGCGCTGCGCGAGGCCCAGGAGGAGACCGGCCTCGACCCCTCCGGTGTGCAGGTCTTCGCCGTCCTGCCGCGGCTCTACATCCCCGTCAGCGGCTTCGTGGTGACGCCCGTCCTGGGGTGGTGGCGCCGGCCGAGCCCGGTCGGCGCGGTCGACCAGGCGGAGACCGCCCGGGTGTTCACGGTTCCCGTGGCGGATCTCACGAACCCGGCCCATCGCGTGACGACGCGCCATCCCAGCGGCCACATCGGTCCTGCGTTCCTTGTCGAGAACGCCCTGGTCTGGGGGTTTACGGCCGGAGTCATCGACCGGATCCTGCACTACGCGGGCTGGGAGATTCCGTGGGACCGTGACAAGGCGGTCCCGCTCGACTGGCGCTCGTGA
- a CDS encoding MarP family serine protease, whose translation MNVLDILLLVAAVWFAIIGYRQGFVVGILSVIGFLGGGLIAVYLLPVIWNEITGDATPGTFAAIAAVAIVIVCASVGQAFTTHLGNKLRRHITWSPARALDATGGALVNVLAMLLVAWLIGSALAGTSLPTLGKEVRNSKVLLGVSRVMPQQAGTWFADFSSVLAQNGFPQVFTPFSNEPITNVPAPDPRLATSPVAAQAKRSIVKVVGTAPSCGKVLEGSGFVFGRHRVMTNAHVVGGVREPTVQVGGEGRTYDAKVVLYDWRRDIAVLDVPSLDAPALQFTGADADSGNGAIVAGFPENGGYDVRAARVRGRIQAKGPDIYHRGTVGRDVYSLYATVRQGNSGGPLLTPQGKVYGVVFAKSLDDSRTGYALTADEVREDVTRGRAAQQQVDSQGCAI comes from the coding sequence GTGAACGTCCTGGACATCCTGTTGCTGGTCGCGGCCGTGTGGTTCGCGATCATCGGCTATCGGCAAGGCTTTGTCGTCGGCATCCTGTCCGTGATCGGCTTCCTCGGAGGCGGTCTGATCGCGGTCTATCTGCTGCCCGTGATCTGGAACGAGATCACCGGCGATGCCACCCCCGGCACCTTCGCGGCCATCGCGGCGGTTGCCATCGTGATCGTGTGCGCATCCGTGGGCCAGGCGTTCACCACCCACCTGGGCAACAAACTGCGCCGCCACATCACGTGGTCACCGGCGAGAGCGCTGGACGCGACCGGCGGCGCGCTGGTCAACGTCCTGGCGATGCTGCTGGTCGCCTGGCTGATCGGCTCGGCGCTGGCCGGTACCTCCCTGCCGACGCTCGGCAAGGAGGTCCGTAACTCCAAGGTGCTGCTCGGGGTGTCCCGGGTGATGCCCCAGCAGGCCGGCACGTGGTTCGCGGACTTCTCCTCGGTCCTCGCGCAGAACGGATTCCCGCAGGTCTTCACGCCGTTCTCCAACGAACCGATCACCAATGTGCCGGCGCCCGATCCCCGGCTGGCCACCAGCCCGGTCGCGGCGCAGGCCAAGCGCAGCATCGTCAAGGTCGTCGGCACGGCTCCCAGCTGCGGCAAGGTCCTCGAAGGCAGCGGCTTCGTCTTCGGCCGGCACCGCGTGATGACCAACGCCCATGTCGTCGGCGGGGTGCGCGAGCCGACCGTCCAGGTGGGCGGCGAGGGCCGTACGTACGACGCCAAGGTCGTGCTCTACGACTGGCGGCGCGATATCGCGGTCCTGGACGTGCCCTCGCTGGACGCACCGGCGCTGCAGTTCACCGGCGCGGACGCGGACAGCGGCAACGGCGCCATCGTCGCCGGCTTCCCGGAGAACGGCGGCTATGACGTCCGCGCCGCCCGTGTCCGCGGCCGTATCCAGGCGAAGGGCCCGGACATCTACCACCGCGGCACGGTCGGCCGCGATGTCTACTCCCTCTACGCCACGGTCCGGCAGGGCAACTCCGGCGGCCCGCTGCTCACCCCGCAGGGCAAGGTCTACGGTGTCGTCTTCGCGAAGTCGCTGGACGACTCGCGCACCGGCTATGCACTGACCGCCGACGAGGTCCGCGAGGACGTCACCAGGGGGCGCGCGGCCCAGCAGCAGGTCGACAGCCAGGGCTGCGCGATCTAG